The Etheostoma spectabile isolate EspeVRDwgs_2016 chromosome 4, UIUC_Espe_1.0, whole genome shotgun sequence sequence caaaaaaaacaagattattTTACAAGACAGAGTCCACTGGAAGACGTGTAAAGTAGTCTCTCCATCGTTTTTCTTTACAGGTTGTACCAGAGTACAACAGGGTGCATCTTGGTCTCTCCCATGATGCAAAGAGAACAAATAAGCAGCCGTTATTTACTGTAGAAAACACCAACAAGGTTTCCTTTGAGGAAATGAAGGTGTCGGGTTGTTAAAATTGACAAAACGCTGTCAACGAGTTACTGTCAAGCTGGTGTTGTGTTCAAGAAAGCTGGGAAATGAGACCCAACCGGAGGCTTTTAGCATTTTAGTCAATGCTCTTAATCAGAGTAGCGTACAGAGAGAAAACAGgtaaatatttacacaaagcTCTTGAACGGATTAAACCTGAGAGCGTTCATTCAGTCAGAAGATGATCTGAGTTAGAAAGCACCTCCAGAAACCGACGCATGTTCACGTCGGGTCAGGTCTTAGATTAAATCCACGGCAGATAAACAAGATCTTGCCGCTactgttcttttctttcttcttcttttttttttaacgttgcACACACATGTTCAAAGGGGCAGGAGAACTTCTCTTAATGTTTTCTGACTTCTTCAGTACTAACAGGTAGTGGATACAGTACGTTTttatcagactctacaacagcTGATTCCTGTAGTGTAAGCTGGCACAACAACTTCTTTCACATATAATAAGTCCACACTCTGGATACTACGCAACCGTTCCTCTTTACTGCCATTAAAATCTAAGTGATACTCGAGTTTTTGGGGCATTATCTACCGTTTCCTCGGAGAGTGACACAACGTGTTAGTGGTCGACTGATAAGAGCGTGTGGGCTGGAACATAAAattcaaaatacacaaaagtGGTTTCACAaagaatattatataataatataatataacaggGTGGAAGAtaaactttaaaacaaaaaaaatgttgcactttttttcttttctagtaAAGTGATAGTAAACCAATATCTGTGGGTTTGATGTTCCACTTGCATGCTTGTTCACTACATTTTCTCAATGAAGAGAACAATAATCCATAAATTAAAGTGAGTATTTTAGGAACAACGGAACACGACAGTGATTAAATCTCTTCCCACGTTTAAAACAGAAGTGCAAAAAGGAGCCCCAATATATATTGACTTGTGACAAAGACTTTAAAAGTGGAAAAGACAACATCCACGCTACTACGTTTTCAGTTTGAAGCACCGCTTTGAGACAAAAACCAGAGTTTTAGCTCCGGGAGCAGAACTAATCTCCGTCCATATGAACACGGCTGAGAACACGCATCACGTGACCATTCGCACACACTGGGCGTGTGCGTGCCGGtgtaaaacaggaagcagattgtctGATTGTTACTCTGCGGTTAGAATCATGGACGTATACgttgaaaatacagaaagtCCTTCGGAGAAATACCAACAGTGAACAAAAGTAAGAGCAGGGATTTATTAGCTTGGTGGGACGACGCGGTGGAGCGTCACTGAGCGGTCTGGGAGCTCCGAACCGATAAGACTGACGCGGCGGCGTTTCCAGATCTCTGCGTTTGTGCCCGTCCAGACTGCAAAGACCCCCCCGGAGTTGTCCAACCAAAACGGAGGCAGCCATGTTTCAAATGTCCCAGTTTTTGGGGCTCGGAAACGCCGGAGTAGCGTGAATTCGAGGTGTAAACGTGGCAAcgtatattcatttttttaaaccaaaacgtagtAGTGTAGCTGCAGCCTAAAGGTCAGGCAGGTTCAACGCTATTTACTGGCTGATACAAAGCTTCCAGTCATCACAGGTCACTGACAGAGCGTCGATGACTTGTACTGACTTTAATGAAGACACCGTTCCCctgtcaacatttttttgttgttaatttaCACCTGCCAGACATCGATTCTTCCTCAAATGTCGCTGAGGTTGCCATGTAACGGCAGcgcgactttttttttttttacttgttgttTCCTGCCTGTATCTCTACTCTCACTAtcaaatatatcaaatatatcaaatatatcaaatataGCAACAAATTCAAAACAGACATGAGTTTGTAATTTCAACAGTCTTCCTGTGAGCAAGTTTTTGAACCCGAGTGACAAACGACCAGATTCTTGGATTTGTACGACGACGGTCCTGGATCAGCATGTTGGGGATTTTGTGATGCTAGAGAATAAACCTTGCGAGCTGTGTACAGAGAGAGCGTGTGGTCACGCCTTCCCTTTCCAGTCCAGGACCTGTCAGCATTCAGGAAGAGTTTCCACCTCCTGTTCTCTGGTGGTAGTTTTTAATAAACCGGCTACATGAACGGCAGCAGGGACCGTTCCTCGAGTTAGTGAGCCCGGCTCTCTACATCCCGTTAAAGCCCCCTCCCCTTTGCCCCCCTCTGTACCTGCTGCTGCCTTGCCCTGCAGGGTTGTGGAAcccccccagcagtctaggacCAGTGAAGTCCCTGCCGACCTGCTGGAAGCCCCAGGCCAGGGCAGCAGCACTTGCAGGGCCCAGGCCCCCCGGCCAGACAGGAACTGGCCCCAGGAGGCTTCCTCCCAGGGCAGTCAGGGGCGCCAGCATGGGGCCTCGGGTGAAAGGCTGGTTGGGAAGTTGATGCAGGTGGGGGGGCTGCAGGAGGCTGGCgccccactgctgctgctgctgctgctgctggctgggAGGCGGTGGCTGGAGGAGGGGGCGACTCGGCTGGAGCTGCTGGGTGGTGTTCAGGTGCTGATTAGGCTGCTGGATCTGTTGTAAACGGGGCAGAGCAGGATTTGGGTTGCGTTATGCCTAGCATGCACTAGAAGACTCTGAAAAGACTTTAATAAGACTACAGCctgacaccatctcacatcGAAAAACAATTACTACAAAGACTTTAAACTTACGATAATATCAAACCATTGGACTTTTGTTGGAACGAAAAAGACTTCAGACGGCTCGGACTGAGATTTAGGATCAGCGCGTCCCAACTCTAGCAAGACTCACGATTTCACTCCGACGTCGGTCATTTGTCCGCGACGGTGGAGACAAAAACTAGGGCGGGCAAGGATTTCCCAAATGGATTCAATTGCGATTCACAACGTCCCGATTTGATTACATTTCCGATTCGGTATCAAGCAGGTCAGGGAAATTTCAGTTACAATTTTTGTTTGGATGTAAAAGAGATTCTCAAAGAACTTCTGCTGTAAATTGTACAACCCTCAAATATGTCTATAATGCACCaggttaatgtttacattaaaaggtgccctgccacataaaaccatttttccttgcatttattgaaatatgtcaggtccgtgtgtgtgtgtgtgtgtgtgtgtgtgtgtgtgtgtgtgtgtgtgtgtgtgtgtgtgtgtgtgtgtgtgtgtgtgtttgtgtgtgtgtgtgttttacgtggtgaatgtgaagatgaactgctacctcctctgtcagctctagctactggaaagaaataagaggagaaatcaggccaatcacaacagctggtcagtctgagctcattaatattcatgagctcgcccagctgcgctgggtaaaggatgctgatagccaggctctcattggctagctgttagccaatcagagtcaagcagcttagctcgctgaatattaatgagaactggcccaaatggagctgagtcttcctgcaggctttctataccacgctagaatggtttgaaacaaggtaaccaaggtaaccaaggcatttctTCCACAAAAGGTGTTACAGAGTCCacggtagaacttcagacattaccacaaagtcatgaaatacgtgtggcagggcacctttaagaaaTAACCCTCATTAAGTTCACTGTCGGTGACACATCCACGGTGAAAaggcatttaataaaaaataagatattGGAGCCAAACGACCTTGATCCCCGtctccgtcccccccccccccccccccccggggctCCTGAGCTCTGTCAGACGTTCACTTCAGGggcaaaacaaacattttagaGAACTGCAGAATAAGGAATACAGAGTCGCTGAACAAGACTTGGACGGGGGGATGGAACAAATAGAGAAGGTAACTTGCTTTTCAACAGACCAAGTGATCTATTTCGTTTTattaagcaaaataaaaataatgtacaAAATGCCATACAGAGTAAAAACAGTATATGATTGTAGGGCCGGGCGATATGAGCCAACATCTTCTAGTCCACTATACAGGTCGCTCTGTATCGCAGGGACGACATAGATCACAACATAGCACGTccacttttcttgtttttaaataaataaatattctatGAAGCCTATTATGGTATTGTCCCGTGAAGAGGTGGATATCttttagttttcaaaaaaaaaaagaaaaaaaaaaagataaagctATActtttaaaactgcacaaaacTAAAGTTGTGATAAAATGTGGCATTTTTTTATGCTGAGGCCAAATATAAATGAAgttgttaaaatgtaataataccctttttgggggttttggtACCCACTACTACTCCTGTGTGAATTGAGTACTTGATaaatgaaatatacagtattttcttattttatgaAGCACTTTAGTGCAAAATGAACGTAAGGAGCGCAACTATTGTCATAAGGCGCTTTGCTTGTTTTTGACTTCACAATACACGATTTAGAAACATATATACGATAAACATTTGATATAGATTTGACGATATATATCGCCATATCGCCCGGCCCTATGAGATTGCTTTTCCAAGGTTTCTTGTGAAGAGTGCTGTCTCAGTCTCTCTAATGTCTCTTTATATCACATGATTAAAAACCGAATACAAAGCTTCTCAAAAGGTTACACAGACTACACATGCGCATTAAGTTTTCTGTTATTATGCATAGGTTAGATTAgagcattttgttttaaattgtcagtctcctttttttttttctggcttgTGCAGTGAGCACTGGCAGAACGCACGCTTGGCTCGGACCCTCGGTAAACATCCTGTCATCCTCTTAcattctgcccccccccccccttccgtGGTCTGTGCCTCATCACAGGCGATGGGAGATGGCAGACCTTGTGGTGAGGAAACAGACCCCGTCCCCATTGTGGGACTGGACCTCGCACCAAGGGCCTTCGAAGTGGTTGTAACAGATTACTCCACAGGCCACCCTCTTCGGACCTTTCCCATATGAAGGTGCCATGCCACTGGAGACCACCGTGCTGTTAGCCTTCAGTTCCCAATACCGGTTGCCAGGCTTGAAGAATGGCAGGTGGCACGGTACCCATCCTGGTCTGTAATAGGTGATGTGCTTCCAGGACACGGGGTTTTTGAGAGTTGTATAGTTGAATTTTTCACCCACGTGGTTGTACAGCTGCAGGCGTTGCGGGGTGCAGCCCGACGCGTTTCCACGTTGCCGTTTTCCCGCTTGTTTTCCATTTGTTCTGGTGGGGGCGCTGGAACGTAGTTGTGGAAAACCTTCTTCTGTCTGGGAACAGGTGATAGAAGATGGGTGGGGGCCGTGATGGTCAGGCCCATCTCCCTCTCTGCTAACGGTCTAGGGTTAAGGCAGCACATTAGTGATCTATGTAAACCAAACtcctgttttactgttttgaaGACATTGTGCATCTGAGTGGTGTAACCATGAGACCTGGCATGACTTAGCTAATGCCACTACGCCTATGGGTAGGTGGAGGGTTTTCACCCCTGAATATCCTCAAATCCTGTGGTGGTGCGAATGCAGCAGTTGGGGCTTTTAGAGGAACACCTTGGGGGTTGTAGAGTATTCTCCCAACACCTTCAAAAGGCCATCTGCCTGGGTCTATTGTTCTTTGGCTTTTCGCTCGGGGACAACTCTCTCTGGTGGCTTTACCATTTATTTGCCCCCATTCCTGCATGAGGTCAGGTAATGCTCGGGTAGGAGAGGTCACGAGGGGGTGGAATCCAAAAGAAGATTGGGGATTGTTTGTTTCTGTTACCTAAACAAATTGTAtgactttgtttttgtcatttgataCAATGCTACGGGGTTAGGTTAGTTCATCTGCTACTGTAGGTTGTTACTGTAGGTTTAATGTGCTTCGTACTCAGATGTAGCTTGGATGGCTCTTACACAGTTACACGTTAGTGGGGTACCTGTTCGGGCGCCATGTTAGCCGGTTCTGACAGTCTCCAAAATCTATCATAAGTATCAAACTGGGTGCTGCATAGGAGCCAAGGCCCTTCTTTAGTAGATTCAAATATAGTGTCAAGGCGGGTTCTGgaaacatttccatggtaaccgagagctccaccaatcagagacgtCGCTGTTACGCTAAGGATTGGGGGTAGTGTAGCGAATGAAACTTGTTTTTCTTAATAAAATGTTGATTGTAAACAGACTTGTGGCTTCTGCAGGAGCATAAATCCTTGTTTCACAGTTTTGTAGTTCATGGTAAGTCTACTTTGGacattatttgtcattatgtcatcattatggctaataataaaaaatgatggTATTTTTACCTCCGGAAACAAAATTTTGAGCTCTAAAGGAACGGACTGGCATAGGCTTCTCAGCAGTGCCCAGgttgacattttcatttgatttttgGAGTCTATTAGAACCAGTTTCCCTCCTGGTCACAAATGTGCGTTTCCTAGTATGGGGATGACTTGTCctgccctactctgcctctgattggctgatccTGGAATTCTTACACACTAACCAATCTCAATCCAACCAACAAAGGCAATGAGTActgccaatcagaggcagagtaaggCAGGACATTTCTTCGCTATTCTAggaaatgcaaacacacctcctGGTCTGTTACGATGGTGATACTTCCTGTTACCTTGGTGCCACTGACAGTGCTGTTGCCAGGTGCTGCTCCCTCTCCTCTTGGCTGTTCCTGGCCTGACTGTTCGTCTCTACAAGAAGAAAACAAGAAGGGGTTAAGCAGCAACACACAAGCAAACTGCAGAAGAGAAATCATGACAGCAGTGCGTTTTAGAAACAGTTTGGAAACTAAAAACCGCAACAGTTTATAATGCTATCACACTACAGGGCTGGGTATTAAATATACTTCAAATCCAGATTCTGTGAGTAAAGGCATGGCCCTCTAAGAGCAGTTGCCATTAGGTTTATCCCTTGTGCATGCGCAGTTGTGTAGATTTCTTTTGCGCGCTTGTGCCCTGCCCGGGTCTCTCTTAGGTCCACAGTTACTGTTTATCACAGCTGCGAGACGTGAAATCTGCTCCCAACAATCAGCCTCAGGCCTCTATGCAGCCTACTAACAAGCGACTGTGAGATTAGAGGTGCACAGCTGGTATTCAGGTGAATTTGCTCCAGTTATCATTCCGTATTAAAACGCAGATCAGCACATCATCTATGAATTAAGCTCTCATGAGTGTCCCCGGATGCCCTGAGGGGGCTCCACTCCCTCTGCAATTAGGCCTGAGTGGTAGCATCACACAGCCAGTGACACAGACGCTGCTGTGTTCGCCTACTGTGCGTagaacaaaaggagaaaatgcaCGCATTGGGCAGAGTCGGTGAGGCGCTTCTTGTGCCTCGTTGCTGTAAGGAAGAGGGGAAGAAACCCTCAAggaaaacattttcaaacaaaaaggaGTTTGTTATGACTTTCTGTGTTAATTGACTTGTTGCTCTCCAGCAGGTGTGTCTCCGTAGTTTCTCCACTTCCTCAGCCGCTTCTTGCAGGTGGATTGTACCAATCCTGAGGCACTGTCCAAACAGCCCATCACATGGGACCATCTAGGCGCTTAGATCTGATCTCGGCGGGGAACTGTAACATGCGCAGCCAGATGTTCCACTGCAACATTGTCTGCGGTGCCATGATCCTGGACAGCGCCACCGCGGAAGCCGTGGTGAGCGCCAGGACAGCAGTCATAGCTTTGCCTATGAAGCCGCCCTGGCCGGCGACTCATGGACGTAGACGTTTCCACCCAAGAGGCCACAAGCAGGTGCAGGCTGCTCTTTCGGCATCGCAAAGCTTCTCATCTCCGCCGCCTTCTTAATGATGCCGGGTAGGTAGAGTAAGTGTGCCTTGATAGCGGGCAGGTGACCAGTCTAGTGCGTAGGAAAAAGCCGCTTCTGCGAGGCTCCTGACCGCCCCGGAGACAGAGAAAGTCGCAAGGGTGGTGCTCCGTAGTTTGCTCCTACGTCAAGCTCCAGTGGTCCCAAGAGCGAGAAGGGAGAGCCGGCAAGAGAACCCTCTCTGGAGGGAGCTGAGTCAGTGGACTCATGCCCGCTACAGGATGTTATTGGTGAAGATGGTAATTTGACGGTATGCCCAGCTGCCATTGCTGTCGTCTTCAACTTGAAGTGCTGAGAAGGTGTACGCCTTCGCTTCAGTTCCTCTGTTGGTAGGCAGGCGCAGAACTGGCAAGTGGCCTGTGGTGTGAGCGCCAGCCCGGCATGGACAGGGCCCAAGGAACGCTTTGCAGCCGGGATGTAGATCTGACGGCAGGATGTAGCTGGTTCCGGCAGGCGTTACACAGATGAACACCGCTAGATTCTGAAGTCTTCATACTGCTTACCTTGGtgctaaagaaaaaaagtggagCAGCTCTCAGGTCTCGCAGCAATGACTGCGGATGTAAGAGAGGCCTGTGCAACAATGGCACGAAAGAAATCTTCACAGATGGGCATGCGTAAAAGATAAACCCAACAGCAACAGCTCTTGAGAGTAAgaaagcctatacgaaatacaACTATCTTGTCATAATGAGAGATTGAGCATATTTTTTGAGGCATTGTTCACATACATGCTGTGTACTCTGAGAGCAACTGGAGGATTAAAATCCTCCCTAAAAAAACAGAATCTCTTCCTTGAGAACTCCTGATTCTTACAAAACTTGTGACACTCGAGGTTACCTTTTTGTTAATGTTGAGATCGTGACAGTTAACGGGGCTTACAGggtaacattattttacatttcttttcagaACTTACACCTAAAGTCTGAAGTAGTCATTCACATACCTCGTTACGTCGCCTTCTTCAGGACGAGCTGTGTTACTCGAGGAGGCTGcagtgtgtttatctgttttggGAAATACAGGTTCTTCGGTTGGATTTACCATCTCTGTCCGGTCATTGGTTGAGCCTGTTTGTGTACTTGGTGCCATCATGGCCGCTGTGCTTTGAATGGACAAAGGGCTAGAAGTGTCACTATCATTAGGACCCCTGTTTTCTCCCAGGAACCCCACTACTCTCACTGGAGTACCTTCTCTCTGATCTCCAGCCTCTCCTTGACTTCCTCCTATTGTCCGCCCCTCTGTGGGAGTCTCTGCTCcgtcctccctcctctcctgctGTAATGCTGAGTGAAGGAACTCCAGACTGGCTGCCATTGCTTTCCTGTCATGAGTGACGTTAACAGACTCGGTGGGACCTCCTTGAGCTAAAACAGGGGCAGCGTGACCGCTACCTGTACCAACGAGATTGGGAGGGGAGCATTTGAGGGAGTTGATGCTCAACTCCGCCTGAGAgtccaactgctgctgcagctgggcCTGACGCTCAGCCCGTAACTGTGAGATGGCCAGTCGAAGAACCTCAAAGTCTGTGTCCGAATGGTGCGGCACACCGTCCTTACAGGAAGCGTCCGGGACGAGCTGGTCAGACAGATTGGAGGGAGCGGGGAGGGTGGAGCCGGACTGCTGGAGGAGATGTTGGGGTTGATCACTGGAGGGGAGGGGATAGATGGGTTCTGGGAAGATAGAGGGAGAGCGTTCAGAGCCTGACACAGCGTCACTATGACTCAGCTGCATCCCGCGCCCTGAGGACAGAGGAGAGCAGTTAGTTGAACAAACTACAGACGCTGGAACACAGCGAGACGGATGAGGGGTGGAACAGGGGTAGAAACCGCAGCACGCATTGGGAGGATCTAGAAGGAAGGTTCCCCAGCTATTTGTAATGATGCTTTCTTTTCAAATGATTGACAGGGATTTGAATAATAAACACAGGTTATTTTATTCCCCAATCACTATGTTACATAAAGAGGGGGAAGGGCAaattttacactttaaagtCTGCCACGTTAAGGCCTTGGGGAGTCCTACTGCATATAAGGATGAAAAAATCTGGAGGTGTGAAAGAAGTGAGCTTACCAGACCTCTGTAGGtcgctcctcatctctgcttgtGGCTAACGGCTGGCGGCTACATTAGCCACTAAATACATAACAAACTTTAACCTCTGACAGATCAAATTGctttgtgggtaatgtaggcaccaggatttgaaaaaaaaaagaacaaagcatGTAATAAAAAGACGACATCTCTAGTTCTGCTGCACCgatttagatttctttttttgtttaaagctgTACACTGGGAGTCTGACAATGATAACTCTTATAACTGCATCCAAAGACAAAGATGTTCATTTAGACTCAGCATGTCATTTGATGGTTGTTGATCACGCTTCaagctatttgtttttttaaaaggaagaTACTGCAGGTGAATAggcaaaatataataaatatcaCCATGACACTTCTGCAGTTGTTTAATCACCTTAAgacaatattatttttttgaaatgtatattatatatgttgAAATAAGCACAAGGCATTATACTAACTTTTGGTGAATGTAGGACACATCTACAGGCGCAAATAGACAAAGTGTAAGCATTAGTGTAAGTTACaccttaatgtgttttttgggtgttttttctccactagtctgaaagaagacatgttATGAAAGCAAAaactcaaaattgaaaaattatgGTGTTGCCTGTAGTGTCTCCCCATAACAGGATATTGACGTATAttacacacatttcacaaaaaccACAACTGACCTTTGGGAGCCAGCATGTCATCTACGATTGGCTGACTGTCCTTCATCTCATGGTTACCGACCAGTCTGGTGAAGTTGTGCAGTAACTCTTCAATATTGGCCATGATGATGCCGCTACTAGAGTAGGCAGCGAACTGCTCAAAATGATGCTCTGCGTTATAAAAAGACAGGTAACATCAGTACTACAGATCAACAGGTAAATCATGTTTTCAAATCGCAGCAGCAATACTGAGTCACAGGTCTTGACTAACATATCCAGAACCAACTCCATGCTGCTAAAGTGAATCTTCAGGGATTGTAAGACAAGTCCTGCTTACTGAACCCAACACGTACTGTACGTACCAGTCAGGAAGACTGTGTGTCGGTACTGGGTGTATCGGGCCTGGAGCTCCATGAGACAGTCCAGGTCAGGGGACTGATGGTTCATCATGTCACACTGATGATATGGGAGGAACTCAACAATCTGGCGCTTGTGATAGGTTGACAGTACGTTCAGTAGGTTGGCTGCATCTCTTCTGAACCTGATGACCAAACACACAACACGTTAAAAGACCTACTTTCCCGCCTGTAATTTAAGACAATCTGCACTTTAAACCTGTAAAACAAAAGGAGAGAAACCAAGCAAAAACTGGCTACAATTCTAAAAGGTTAATACAAGTTTAATTCTAAAAACAAGAGTGTGGCTGTTAATCCATTCAGTTATTAAACATATTAGAGTTCCACCTTGAGGCTgcagtgtttgtggtgtgtgtacagTGCTGACACAGTGTCAGTACCTGGCTTGTTCTTTTAATTTCTTGTGGGTTTTGCAGTGGACCTTCCACTTCCAGACGCTCTCTGGAGAACTGTGCTGCTCCAGGATCATCAGCAGCGCAGCCAGTCGATCTGCACAACATCATCagtcaaataaatacaaacaagtTCACTACCAgtgatgtatttgtattttcaaaattTACAAAAAGACAGAACACGTAATTATGACAAAATTACAGTTGCATCTCctaaaaataaacttttcaaaattatgttttaagaGGGACTAATGTAGGACAAGAGTAAAAGAATACAGGAAATACTACAATCacctaaaatataaattttaatTGGTATTTGTTATGAATCCGTTACGTTCCATTCTTTaaaaaaggtgccctgccacacaaaagcatttttacttgcatttatTGAACTATGTTAGGCTCAtatatgtgttatgtgttatgttgtgaatgtgaagatgaactgctgcctcctctgtcagctctagctactggaaagaaataagaggagaaatcagaccaatcacaacagctggtcagtctgatgtcatggtgcctgagctcattaatattaatggactcgcccagttgtgctgggtaaTGGATCCtaatagccaggctctcattggctagctgttagccaatcagagtcaagcagctttgtttgttgaatattaatgagaactggcacaaattgaGCCGAGTCTTCCTGCAAGGCTTTTTTATAaaacgctagaatggcttgaaacaaggtaaccaaggtaaccaaAGCATTTTCtccacaaaacaaatgttacagagtcTATGGTAGAACTTCCGACATTACCCCAAAGtcatgaaatacgtgtggcagggcacctttacattttttaacaaag is a genomic window containing:
- the LOC116687986 gene encoding uncharacterized protein LOC116687986 isoform X3 produces the protein MALSSLISQLQPEVFNSLVEIIKDVKKHSLQFYLHSPEPGDQVHEDVKKYLLKQGNMEQSPVTFLSQETSDNRLLVIIKNKDIAGHIHKIPGLVSLKRHASVVFVGIDTLDDMRNKSYNELFVSGGCIVSDELVLNPDFITHDRLAALLMILEQHSSPESVWKWKVHCKTHKKLKEQARFRRDAANLLNVLSTYHKRQIVEFLPYHQCDMMNHQSPDLDCLMELQARYTQYRHTVFLTEHHFEQFAAYSSSGIIMANIEELLHNFTRLVGNHEMKDSQPIVDDMLAPKGRGMQLSHSDAVSGSERSPSIFPEPIYPLPSSDQPQHLLQQSGSTLPAPSNLSDQLVPDASCKDGVPHHSDTDFEVLRLAISQLRAERQAQLQQQLDSQAELSINSLKCSPPNLVGTGSGHAAPVLAQGGPTESVNVTHDRKAMAASLEFLHSALQQERREDGAETPTEGRTIGGSQGEAGDQREGTPVRVVGFLGENRGPNDSDTSSPLSIQSTAAMMAPSTQTGSTNDRTEMVNPTEEPVFPKTDKHTAASSSNTARPEEGDVTRDEQSGQEQPRGEGAAPGNSTVSGTKIQQPNQHLNTTQQLQPSRPLLQPPPPSQQQQQQQQWGASLLQPPHLHQLPNQPFTRGPMLAPLTALGGSLLGPVPVWPGGLGPASAAALAWGFQQVGRDFTGPRLLGGFHNPAGQGSSRYRGGQRGGGFNGM
- the LOC116687986 gene encoding uncharacterized protein LOC116687986 isoform X1, coding for MALSSLISQLQPEVFNSLVEIIKDVKKHSLQFYLHSPEPGDQVHEDVKKYLLKQGNMEQSPVTFLSQETSDNRLLVIIKNKDIAGHIHKIPGLVSLKRHASVVFVGIDTLDDMRNKSYNELFVSGGCIVSDELVLNPDFITHDRLAALLMILEQHSSPESVWKWKVHCKTHKKLKEQARFRRDAANLLNVLSTYHKRQIVEFLPYHQCDMMNHQSPDLDCLMELQARYTQYRHTVFLTEHHFEQFAAYSSSGIIMANIEELLHNFTRLVGNHEMKDSQPIVDDMLAPKGRGMQLSHSDAVSGSERSPSIFPEPIYPLPSSDQPQHLLQQSGSTLPAPSNLSDQLVPDASCKDGVPHHSDTDFEVLRLAISQLRAERQAQLQQQLDSQAELSINSLKCSPPNLVGTGSGHAAPVLAQGGPTESVNVTHDRKAMAASLEFLHSALQQERREDGAETPTEGRTIGGSQGEAGDQREGTPVRVVGFLGENRGPNDSDTSSPLSIQSTAAMMAPSTQTGSTNDRTEMVNPTEEPVFPKTDKHTAASSSNTARPEEGDVTRDEQSGQEQPRGEGAAPGNSTVSGTKTVSREGDGPDHHGPHPSSITCSQTEEGFPQLRSSAPTRTNGKQAGKRQRGNASGCTPQRLQLYNHVGEKFNYTTLKNPVSWKHITYYRPGWVPCHLPFFKPGNRYWELKANSTVVSSGMAPSYGKGPKRVACGVICYNHFEGPWCEVQSHNGDGVCFLTTRSAISHRL
- the LOC116687986 gene encoding uncharacterized protein LOC116687986 isoform X2, with amino-acid sequence MALSSLISQLQPEVFNSLVEIIKDVKKHSLQFYLHSPEPGDQVHEDVKKYLLKQGNMEQSPVTFLSQETSDNRLLVIIKNKDIAGHIHKIPGLVSLKRHASVVFVGIDTLDDMRNKSYNELFVSGGCIVSDELVLNPDFITHDRLAALLMILEQHSSPESVWKWKVHCKTHKKLKEQARFRRDAANLLNVLSTYHKRQIVEFLPYHQCDMMNHQSPDLDCLMELQARYTQYRHTVFLTEHHFEQFAAYSSSGIIMANIEELLHNFTRLVGNHEMKDSQPIVDDMLAPKEPIYPLPSSDQPQHLLQQSGSTLPAPSNLSDQLVPDASCKDGVPHHSDTDFEVLRLAISQLRAERQAQLQQQLDSQAELSINSLKCSPPNLVGTGSGHAAPVLAQGGPTESVNVTHDRKAMAASLEFLHSALQQERREDGAETPTEGRTIGGSQGEAGDQREGTPVRVVGFLGENRGPNDSDTSSPLSIQSTAAMMAPSTQTGSTNDRTEMVNPTEEPVFPKTDKHTAASSSNTARPEEGDVTRDEQSGQEQPRGEGAAPGNSTVSGTKTVSREGDGPDHHGPHPSSITCSQTEEGFPQLRSSAPTRTNGKQAGKRQRGNASGCTPQRLQLYNHVGEKFNYTTLKNPVSWKHITYYRPGWVPCHLPFFKPGNRYWELKANSTVVSSGMAPSYGKGPKRVACGVICYNHFEGPWCEVQSHNGDGVCFLTTRSAISHRL